TGATCATTGTATGAAGTGGCTTGACAAGCAAGCTAGGTCTTCCGTTGTTTACATATCTTTCGGAAGCTTGCTCAAATCTTCGGTGGATCAAGTCGAGAGCATAGCGACGGCTCTGAGAAACAGAGGAGTTTCATTTCTCTGGGTGATTAGACCTAAGGAGAACGCCCAAAACGTCGCCGTTTTGCAAGAGATGGTACAAGAAGGACAAGGGGTCGTTATTGAGTGGGGTCCTCAAGAAAGGATATTGAGCCACGTGGCGATCTCTTGTTTTGTTACACATTGTGGCTGGAACTCCACGATAGAGACGGTGGCGGCTGGTGTTCCGGTGGTGGCATTCCCGAGCTGGACGGATCAGCCGATTGACGCAAGACTGCTGGTGGATGTGTTCGGGATAGGTGTGAGGATGAGAAACGACGCCGTAGACGGCGAGCTTAAAGTCACAGAGGTAGAGAGATGCATTGAGGCTGTGACAAAGGGAACTGCGGCGGCGGGTATGAGGAAGAGAGCAACGGAGCTTAAGCAGGCTGCAAGATTGGCGATGGCGCCTGGTGGATCTTCGGCTCAAAATTTGGACTCGTTCGTCAGAGATATCACAACCATTTGACTCGTTACAAGTCCGTTGTCATCAGTTGTACTTTATTTAATCCGTTTCTCTTTGTATTTAATCTGTCCGATCTgttttataaatgatgtaatctacattaaattaatattataatcaataagattaaataaaaaattagcaCCAAAGCCAACCCATCAATAAGAATAatctacttttaaattttttttttgcctttaaCCAAATTACAACTGTATATGTCTtgcatatattttttgtatttgaataCTTTGTGCCTGTTCGTTTAAGTATTAAAAGTTTTGTCTCCATCATCGCCTTTTTACTCTTTCGCAATCGCAGTTGCAGTGCATCTGTATTTCAACTccaattattttaaacatttttttagtttatatattaagGACTGTTACATAAATAAACAATGCTAAACACATGTTAAAATTGGACTAAAATGTTCTAAGAGGAACAACTGATTTGCAATTCGGTCTCTTCTGTTTCATACTTGCTATTCAACCTAATTAATGAGTGAATGTAGTTGGGTCTAAAGTTTAAAAGGTACTAGGGCTGAGCTAACAAATTGATTAAAAGTTGCAATCAAACCCTTTTTCTACTATAGATATATTTGAAATGCATCACTCCATTAGctcatataataaattacttATAATAAAGTTCTACGTATTCCAATCTATAAATAGTTCTtattaaaattatcttttttgttttactatAAATGGGTACAATGAAGAGATTCACTATTCCactaatattatttcattttctacttcattttttattcatttctaaaataataattcattttcttttcatCACATTCTCTTGAAATTAACTAGTTACAGTCAAAGATGCAACAATATTGTCTATATGATGGGATGGTATCATGGTAACTTTAACTATAGAGGTAATTAACACATTAATGCATGTGATGGTTAGTTGTTCATGAATGGCATGTAACACGTAATATACTTAACTATAATTGGACCCAAATGACCATTGACCAATGGccatatatattaacaaaatgGGTAAGAATGCttttttgtcaataattttacaaaacacaGAAAAAATAAGTTTGAATATTGACCAGTATTTATTTCGTCAGTATGGCCCATTCCTAACcaaattaaattattgttaaactTATGCCGCATTAATTTAAAGACTTATGACTGTAGAACTTGCTCTTTTTCCAGCATGTTTACAAGTTTGAATTGAGGTAAGAtggtaaattttattttttttccagttcaaaaacaaaaagtagATTTCCTTACCAAAATCTCACTTAATAGTTAATATCCTCATTGACCAAAATCTATCAATAGATAACCATTGTTATATATACTACTCCAATTACAGCTCACAAGTTCATACAAAACTCAAAGTCTAATACCTCTTAagttattagttattactaAAAAGAAGTAATAATGGGAAGTATTGAGAGTCAAGAAACACATGTTCTATTGGTAGCCCTACCGTACCAAGGTCACCTCAAACCAATGCTCAAATTCGCCAAACTTCTCTCACGACCGAACCTACACTTCACTCTCGCCACCACCGAGCAAGCCCGTGACCTCCTCTCGACCGCCGCAGAAGATGAACAACCTTGCCCGGTGGACCTCGCTTTCTTTCCCGACGGTCTACCTAAAGACGACCCAAGAGATGCAGATTCTCTCATCGTCTCGTTGAGAAATGTCGGAGCCAAGAACTTGTCTGAAATCGTCGAATCAAAGAGATTCTCTTGCATGGTCACCGTGCCATTTGCTCCATGGGTTCCAAGTGTTGCAGCTGCACACAACATCCCTTGTGCACTCCTCTGGATCGAAGCTTGTGGAGCTTTCTCGGTTTATTACCGTTACTACATGAAGACAAACACTTTCCCCGACAATCTCGAAGATCTGACACAAACCGTTGAGTTACCAGGTTTGCCAATGTTGGAAGTTGGAGATCTCCCTTCATTTCTCTTGCCTTCTGCAGGAAGTCACCTAAATAACCTAATGGTGGATTTCGTCGAGTGCTTGAAAAATGTGAAATGGGTTTTGGTTAATACATTTCACGAACTCGAGTCAGAGATAATCGATTCGATGTCCGAGTTGAAACCGGTAATGCCTATCGGTCCTTTGGTTTCTCCATTTCTAATGGGAGCTGATGAAGAGAAAACCGTAGATAATGGTGATTGCATGGAGTGGCTTGACAAGCAAGCTAGGTCTTCGGTTGTTTACATATCTTTCGGAAGCTTGCTCAAATCTTCGGTTAATCAAGTCGAGAGCATAGCGACGGCTCTGAGAAACAGAGGAGTTTCATTCCTCTGGGTGATTAGACCTAAGGAGAACGCTCAAAACGTCAGCGTTTTGCAAGAGATGGTTCAAGGAGGACAAGGGGTCGTTATCGAGTGGGGTCCTCAAGAAAGGATATTGAGCCACGTGGCGATCTCTTGTTTTGTTACACATTGTGGGTGGAACTCGACGATAGAGACGGTGGCGACAGGTGTTCCGGTGGTGGCGTACCCGAGTTGGATCGATCAGCCGCTTGACGCGAGATTGCTTGTGGATGTGTTCGGAATGGGAGTGAGGATGAGGGATGACGCTGTGGACGGCGAGCTTAAGGTCGCGGAGGTTGAGAGGTGCATTGAGGCTGTCACGGAAGGACCCGCCGCGGAGGATATGAGGAGGAAAGCGATGGAGCTGAAGAATGCAGCGACATCGGCGTTGGAGCCTGGTGGTTCGTCGGCTCGGAATGTGGACTTGTTCATCGCCGAAATCAACAACCAGTCAACCACCTGACGACTATGCTTCTGCTTTGAATTAAACCGGCGATAACCGGATTTTTGTTTCAGTATTTGAACCAAATGTTCATTAAAATGAGTAATTggaatttttaataaaagtattatattttaagttttttccaATTAGTTTGTCTGAAACAAACTTCAGCTCATGATTTTACAAAAGTTGAACCAAACGGTTACTAAAATAAGTaacttgaattttaaaaatatattatgaagtaTTTCCAATAGTAATAAAAGAAGTTGGAGAAGGTGAGTTTACTAAATGGTCTAATGTTCGATTCGATTctacaaaaacatgttttctacATTATAAGATTGACTATAGATCGAGCTTTATCGATCTAATTGGTGAAAAAAATAGTGACAATAGCTAATTCTGTTAAAcaattcatattatttttgttaaatagagttcatgaaatataataactaaaatcaTTACATTtgtgaaagaagaaaaaaactccaatcattacacaaaaaaaattttgaaaaatatttcatcactttttaaatctataatatttttttatcaacttttAAATCTATAAATTCCAAACGGACAAATTGGATAAGATTTCCATACCGGTTAACCGGTATGGACACGGTAAGTTTGGGAAACCCGGTTAACGCAAAGCCTTTTTATCTTGCTTCAGAGATCTTCAACTGGGAGAAAACCTGAGTCTCGGATGAATCTCCATCgctgctcttcttctgaacaaACGAGTTTTCGCTAAACGAATCACTCACCATCAACCTCGGAACCACCAACGAGTTTCCACCTCCCACGCCCGAGATCGTCATGGTGCTATCCTCGTGAGGCTCTCTCTGAACCGGCGTCATGTGAAGCTGCAGAACATACTCAAGATCCCAGATCACGTCCCCCATGCTCGGCCTCTCTTCGCCGCAGTCCCTTAAACACTTCTCCACGATCTCCATGAACTTCCTCAAAGAACTCGCCTCTATTTGACCAATCAGTTTCGTATCTAAAACCTCGTCGACTATCCCTTTCGATAGGCAGAACAACGCCCATTCCGCGAGGTTCACTTCCTCGTGCGGAAGGTCGTGCGCGAGAGCAGGTCTCGCGCACAGAACCTCCAGGAGTACGACTCCGAACGCGTACACGTCCGATTTCTCCGTGAAGATGTGAGTCTGCAGGTACTCCGGGTCGAGGTAACCGAACGTCCCTTTGATGTTCATGCTGATATTGACCGGATCTTGTTCGCGGACCGCGAGCTTCGAGAGCCCGAAATCCGCAACTTTGGCGACGTTGTTCTCGTCTAGTAGTATGTTTGTTGATTTGACGTCTCTGTGGATGATTCCCTCCGAGCCGCTGTGGAGATAATGCAATCCTCTTGCTGCTCCGATGCATATCTCTAGCCTCTGTTTCCACGTCAACGAAGGCATATCAGAGCCGTAGAGATGCTCTTTAAGCGTACCTTTCTCCATGTACTCGTAGACAAGGATCATCTCCGAGTTTTCGTCGCAGTAGCCTTTTAGAGAAACGAGGTGTTTGTGCCGGATTCTTGACAAGACTTGGATCTCGGTTTGAAACTCTTGTATCCCTTGTCCTGAACCGGTCTTCGCTCTCTTGATGGCTGCCCTGCTTCCATCCGGAAGAATGGCTTTGTAAACGTCTCCGAAACCGCCTTTCCCGATCAACCACTGGGGGTCGAAGTTGTTTGTAGCTCTCCGAATGTCCTCGAATGCAATCTTCAAGCCTAAGTTTAGGTTGCGTAGTGGCGAATTATGGACCGGATCGAAAGGTCTATTGGTGCGTAATGGCGAATTATACACCGGATCGAATAGTCTATTGTCGGAACTCCCACCTCTGTACAGATCCACAGGAGACCATACAGTGGCCTCCTCctctggcttcttcttcttcttcgatctcCTCCGTTTCAAGAAAACCATAAGCAACAAACTCAATACCAGGATAGAACCAGCAGCAACACAACCAATAATGATGTAAACCAGGGAACTACTTTTATCCGAAGAATCGGATTTGTTCAGAAACTCCATCACCTCCAGACCGTTAAGAAAACCAGCATCCTTACGGGGCTCCTTAGTACCTATGCTAACATTCAAGAGTCCAGACCCATCAGAGACGTCCACGACATCGATATAAAAAGGAGTGACCAGCCTAATCTGCTCTGAAGGATTTACATTCTTCCTCACTCGCCCGTTCACATACAGATAAAAATCGGAGTCGGGGCTCTGTGAACCGCTCAAGATATCACAGAAGTGAGCTCTGATGAaatgctttgttttatttttcacctTAAACGACCAAGTAACGTTCATCAGCATATCCGTTTGGTCGCTCGAGCTGCGGTTGATTGCTTTAGCTGTCTGGTAGACAAAAGCAGGCGCTGTGTACTCCGTGGCCGAACCTGAACCGTAGTTAGGCTGTTGCG
The nucleotide sequence above comes from Brassica napus cultivar Da-Ae chromosome A9, Da-Ae, whole genome shotgun sequence. Encoded proteins:
- the LOC106365170 gene encoding UDP-glycosyltransferase 84B2-like, with amino-acid sequence MGSIESQETHVLLVALPYQGHLKPMLKFAKLLSRPNLHFTLATTEQARDLLSTAAEDEQPCPVDLAFFPDGLPKDDPRDADSLIVSLRNVGAKNLSEIVESKRFSCMVTVPFAPWVPSVAAAHNIPCALLWIEACGAFSVYYRYYMKTNTFPDNLEDLTQTVELPGLPMLEVGDLPSFLLPSAGSHLNNLMVDFVECLKNVKWVLVNTFHELESEIIDSMSELKPVMPIGPLVSPFLMGADEEKTVDNGDCMEWLDKQARSSVVYISFGSLLKSSVNQVESIATALRNRGVSFLWVIRPKENAQNVSVLQEMVQGGQGVVIEWGPQERILSHVAISCFVTHCGWNSTIETVATGVPVVAYPSWIDQPLDARLLVDVFGMGVRMRDDAVDGELKVAEVERCIEAVTEGPAAEDMRRKAMELKNAATSALEPGGSSARNVDLFIAEINNQSTT
- the LOC106368651 gene encoding probable receptor-like protein kinase At2g23200 — its product is MEKLCFRYSVSLFMTIVAIVLLLPRHTLSATSPYSRPQKFYVNCGSDSNITYGGRTFVGDMISGGNSLSFSSKGTEAINQSGPGIYGTVRIFRRPSSYNLQLDSVGLHFVRLHVSSRTELLTSRFTVSATSGSTHHFKSFSVQNFTETPRVEEFLLMINSRKLEIRFVPEPTYVALVNAIEVFSANNDLEITPESDKNLHTVYRLNVGGQKVTPENDTLGRTWSLDDDFLYQKEAARNNRTAQQPNYGSGSATEYTAPAFVYQTAKAINRSSSDQTDMLMNVTWSFKVKNKTKHFIRAHFCDILSGSQSPDSDFYLYVNGRVRKNVNPSEQIRLVTPFYIDVVDVSDGSGLLNVSIGTKEPRKDAGFLNGLEVMEFLNKSDSSDKSSSLVYIIIGCVAAGSILVLSLLLMVFLKRRRSKKKKKPEEEATVWSPVDLYRGGSSDNRLFDPVYNSPLRTNRPFDPVHNSPLRNLNLGLKIAFEDIRRATNNFDPQWLIGKGGFGDVYKAILPDGSRAAIKRAKTGSGQGIQEFQTEIQVLSRIRHKHLVSLKGYCDENSEMILVYEYMEKGTLKEHLYGSDMPSLTWKQRLEICIGAARGLHYLHSGSEGIIHRDVKSTNILLDENNVAKVADFGLSKLAVREQDPVNISMNIKGTFGYLDPEYLQTHIFTEKSDVYAFGVVLLEVLCARPALAHDLPHEEVNLAEWALFCLSKGIVDEVLDTKLIGQIEASSLRKFMEIVEKCLRDCGEERPSMGDVIWDLEYVLQLHMTPVQREPHEDSTMTISGVGGGNSLVVPRLMVSDSFSENSFVQKKSSDGDSSETQVFSQLKISEAR